AAGCAAAAGCACGAAGCTAAAGCTggcttcctcttcctcctcctcctcctcctcctcttcctcctctaatTCCCCGTTCCACCTTAAGCAGAGCAGCGGATGCGGTCAGCCACTGCGCAGCGGCCAGGGCGAGAAGCGGCGCAGCTGCTAAgcgttttaaggtggaacggaaaacgAGCAGCCAGCTAGCACAGTTCACCCGCCTGGGTCTGGTTTCATTTAAGTTTGGCTGGTAAAGCCTGAACCTCTGAGCTAGCCTCTAAGCTAGCCTCTGAGCTAGCCTCTGAGCTAGCCTCTGAGCTAACGTCAACACCAGCCTGCCCTTAGCCTCAGCTAGCCCGCCGGTCTCCAGCCTGAGCTAAACCGAACAGCGCCGTGTTTTCTTACCAGATCTGGAACTTGAGAAGCGGCCCCGTCGCGAActgcatcttcatcttcttaacGCCAGTGTTTTCTCCAGCGGCGCCATAAAACGCGCAAAGCCAAACCGCGAGAACCGACAGCGCTAACCAACGCATCCTTACCGCAGTCCGCCGAGCGCACGACATCCGGGCACCTGCTGGGGAGGTTTAAAGGCTGGACACAAAAAGCAACGTGATTGGTTTTCGACTCAGTGACGTCGTACGTTCTTAAACGCGTAGccagctattattattattattattattattattattattattaatactagcTTTAAATACTTAATATATGCAGCTATATTATCATATTGCAAAAAACAGCGAAAAAAATAGTGTAGGAAGTCATATCTGTCAACTTGCTAGCAAACAAGCTAGCTAAATGTACAGGATAATTTGCTATTTGTACAAtaaataactaactaaataaatactaaaactgacataaatattattttaaaacattaatattacaggtttttgttttttgtttgtttctgtcaaGGTCCACATCCTCTGCACGTTACAAAAACACGCTAATCATAGCTCTGTTAAGCAAATCATTGTtgattattaattcattaaaatgattaatgaaACTAGACACATATGCAGTCTTAGTATTTTTTCCTACTACTTAGTAAACTAGACATATCCCCCCTTTATAGCGTAACACTAATAAGGGAGGATTTTCGTCGTGTAGCAAGTGTTGAGTGTGTAGTATCGGTTTGAGACGCGACCCAGCTCCTTTAAGTAACTACTCATCTAAAACAgtgcatttttttgtttgtgtgtgcacattttgTCGCACATTTTACAAACGATTATGATACTAAAAAAGGATATTATGCTGCAATCGAcataataaatgatattttaagCGTTTTAAAAATACTAATCCTAATGCTATTTTCAGATTTTAACATTACACGTTTTGTACCGGTTTAATCTCAAAACGTTATACTAACGTGCCACTTTTAAAGCCATTCAAATCAATTTTAGATACTTAAATGTGTGGGAAGCTGACAATAACAAAGTGTTAAAGTGTTCAATAAAGGCTCGTCCTCGCGTTAAGGGCACCGTGTCGATTTGAGACGCGGCCCAGCTCGCTTAAGTAGCTGCGCAACTAAAATAGTGCATTTTTACACGTTTATTTTGCCTTTTCCAAACGTTAAACGTACAAAAGAGCGATATTACACTATAATCGAAGTCATAAATGCATATCCCTGTGATAAACAACTTGGATAGCTGAGTTTTCCTTCAGCGGAAAACGCCAtgaacgttagctagctagatcCAATAGGTCCAATCGGACCTCGCTCGCATCGGGATTGCAGTGATTTAACTTTATATGCTCATTTAAGGAGAAAGTACGTGCATATTTTTCACTTATATGAAGTATATCGTCATTATTTGCGTCGTCggttgtttgttttgtggatACGTGGATTAAAATAGCTGCTACGTGCAGTTTGTTGGGTTGAGGGTTGGGTTGGACCTAGAGACTCTAGCTCGCTAAATGAGCGACGGCTTTCCGGTGAAGGCGGAGTTCAGGGTTTTTGGGCACGTAGACATAAGCCGAGATAACTTTCCCCCGTTtctttcagcacggccacctaAACTGCTGACCGACAGATATTTGCCTCCTATCGCCAGCTAATATTCTGTGAAGATGGTGGCAAAACAGAGGATCCGCATGGCCAACGAGAAGCACAGCAAGAACATCACGCAGAGAGGAAACGTCAAATCGTCGGTATGGATGGGAGTATTAACGCTGGATAACGGAAAAGAGATGGAtttatgtgtttttctttacatATTCAGGAGCTAAGTGACGTTTAAGGTGGTTGTGGGCTACTACTAATCGATAATTTAACGTTAATCTTTAATACGAAGTTGAAATTGTCACTTTTGGGAatttttccgttccaccttaaatggtgcagtagttccattctggcgcctcaggcgccagaatggaactactgcaccatttaaggtggaacggaaaaatTCCAATTAAGCTGAAGCCAAACTCAGCTTTAACCTCATATTTAAGGTCTTAAACATAACAAAAATCCTCCAGCTCCACTCTAATCTCCTTCAACCAACATCTTCTCAcataatatcatatatttaaTATCATATTTCCACTATTTAAACCCCTTCCATAGAAAACCAACGTTGATGAGAAAGTCTCAGTGGGACCATGGCTCCTGGCTCTCTTCATCTTTGTCGTGTGTGGATCAGGTGGGTAGAAGATCAATAT
This portion of the Salminus brasiliensis chromosome 9, fSalBra1.hap2, whole genome shotgun sequence genome encodes:
- the LOC140562609 gene encoding stress-associated endoplasmic reticulum protein 1-like — translated: MVAKQRIRMANEKHSKNITQRGNVKSSKTNVDEKVSVGPWLLALFIFVVCGSAIFQIIQSIRMGM